A window from Zingiber officinale cultivar Zhangliang chromosome 7A, Zo_v1.1, whole genome shotgun sequence encodes these proteins:
- the LOC122000940 gene encoding uncharacterized protein LOC122000940, which yields MSSSEHGECITDTREDVPDSITRLMDYIPISIPTVDQELPGQNHSEKRFLDFLRAKPSTDWFFTRHRFRVPFVRKIDRRALIRYFKKWIKNPENIALVIWLMFVAAGLFMLFLVITGSLNQVIRSSTERKKWTEIIYQILNALFTIMCIYQHPRLFHHLVLLCRWRLPDRVALRAGYCKDGSRRAHERAHIMLVVILLHITIFSQYVLCGLYWGYSRKDRPDWAVNLCTGIGIAAPIIAGVYTVFGPIGRNSDDPQDATAAQEVQSELVICNNRRVVVTNPEWIGGLFDCWDDRTVCLASFFCTCCVFGWNMERLGLGNMYVHIVTFLLLIVAPLMVFSVSALNVENYAIRYIVGVSGILLGVFGLVYGGIWRTQMRKRFKLPANPFCCGYPAVTDSLQWLFCWSCSLAQEVRTGNFYDIEEDSFCKEAKTEDGVLVPLPREDGSGFTVTSNGKLLLRSSSCPATLDPPSHLSYLRSSTQHVMVPPLPALMQIDED from the coding sequence ATGAGTTCATCTGAGCATGGCGAGTGCATAACCGATACGAGAGAGGATGTGCCTGATTCGATAACCAGGCTTATGGATTACATTCCCATCTCCATACCCACAGTCGACCAGGAGCTACCGGGTCAAAATCACTCAGAAAAAAGATTCCTAGATTTTCTGAGAGCTAAGCCATCCACAGATTGGTTCTTTACCCGTCATCGTTTCCGCGTACCATTTGTTCGAAAAATCGACCGGAGAGCATTGATCAGATACTTCAAGAAATGGATAAAGAACCCGGAGAACATTGCTCTTGTTATCTGGTTGATGTTTGTTGCAGCTGGTCTCTTCATGCTGTTTCTAGTTATCACTGGGAGTCTAAATCAAGTCATACGAAGTAGCACCGAAAGAAAGAAATGGACCGAGATCATCTATCAAATTCTCAATGCCCTTTTCACAATCATGTGCATATATCAGCACCCCAGATTGTTCCATCATTTGGTGCTTTTGTGCCGATGGAGGTTACCGGACAGAGTGGCACTACGGGCAGGCTACTGCAAGGATGGATCTCGAAGAGCTCACGAAAGGGCTCACATAATGCTAGTCGTCATCCTCCTCCACATAACTATCTTTTCCCAATATGTGCTCTGTGGCCTTTACTGGGGATATTCAAGGAAGGATAGGCCAGATTGGGCTGTTAATCTGTGTACAGGCATCGGTATCGCAGCTCCAATAATTGCTGGTGTTTACACAGTTTTCGGCCCGATAGGAAGAAATTCTGATGATCCTCAAGATGCTACTGCCGCACAAGAAGTTCAATCCGAGCTTGTGATTTGTAACAACAGAAGAGTAGTTGTGACCAATCCTGAGTGGATCGGGGGGCTCTTCGACTGTTGGGATGATAGAACAGTTTGTTTGGCCTCATTCTTTTGCACATGTTGTGTGTTCGGATGGAACATGGAGCGACTTGGACTCGGTAATATGTATGTTCATATAGTCACCTTCTTACTTCTAATTGTGGCTCCTCTAATGGTCTTCAGCGTCTCTGCCCTCAATGTCGAGAACTATGCGATCAGGTACATCGTCGGAGTAAGTGGCATCTTACTTGGTGTTTTTGGGCTAGTTTATGGTGGCATTTGGAGGACCCAGATGAGGAAAAGATTCAAACTTCCTGCAAATCCCTTCTGCTGTGGCTATCCAGCAGTTACAGATTCATTGCAGTGGCTCTTCTGTTGGTCCTGTTCTTTAGCTCAGGAGGTGAGGACTGGAAATTTTTATGACATTGAAGAAGATAGCTTTTGTAAGGAGGCGAAAACCGAAGACGGAGTTTTGGTGCCTCTGCCAAGGGAAGATGGATCAGGTTTTACGGTTACGTCGAATGGGAAGCTTCTCCTTAGGAGCTCTTCTTGTCCGGCCACACTTGATCCTCCAAGTCACTTATCATACTTGAGATCTTCCACTCAACATGTTATGGTTCCACCTCTTCCAGCCCTGATGCAAATAGATGAAGACTAG